Proteins from a single region of Nitrospirae bacterium CG2_30_53_67:
- a CDS encoding glutamate synthase has translation MCRLSAMTCRDYFSPMENILALETMKEGHDGSGLGLLLKDLGGAFKDMKGYPILSGICSNHGLEILDQYMKARGFNELMAWEPEIRRVPGSEIQRRDHYFAKVYDYPLDVREAPMPGKEDLLMKTRIALRSRGERDESIFVFSFYPDIITIKEVGDPLHLGEFFSLDRDELKAKIIFAQGRQNTNYAIYLYACHPFFIQGYGTMTNGENTAFVPIREFLTSRGFPGYMGYNSDSEVLTHILHYCHRQLKYPLIYYKDVITPLKNAEINGRPDGKALRLIRNSLRPLCIDGPNCVIGFTPDGTVFMTQDSKKLRPGVVGGAPGKFALMSEECGLDKAIPDRDKSVDFAPMKYDMAMVTPDAKELKKWNQLNV, from the coding sequence ATGTGCCGTTTAAGCGCAATGACATGCCGAGATTATTTCTCCCCCATGGAGAATATCCTGGCCCTGGAAACCATGAAGGAAGGCCACGACGGGTCCGGCCTGGGACTGTTGCTCAAAGACCTGGGCGGGGCTTTCAAGGACATGAAGGGATACCCTATTCTCTCCGGAATCTGTTCCAATCATGGGCTGGAGATCTTGGACCAGTATATGAAGGCACGGGGGTTCAATGAACTCATGGCCTGGGAGCCTGAAATCCGCAGGGTTCCCGGTTCAGAGATCCAAAGACGGGACCACTATTTTGCCAAGGTCTATGACTATCCTCTGGATGTGCGGGAGGCCCCCATGCCGGGAAAAGAGGATCTGCTCATGAAGACCCGCATCGCCCTGCGGAGCAGAGGAGAAAGAGATGAATCGATTTTTGTCTTCTCTTTCTATCCGGATATCATCACGATCAAAGAAGTTGGAGACCCTTTGCATCTGGGAGAGTTTTTCAGTCTGGACCGAGACGAGCTTAAAGCCAAAATCATCTTTGCGCAGGGCCGGCAGAATACGAATTATGCGATCTACCTCTATGCCTGCCATCCCTTTTTCATCCAGGGATACGGCACCATGACCAACGGGGAGAACACGGCCTTTGTCCCCATCCGTGAATTCCTGACAAGCCGGGGCTTCCCGGGTTATATGGGTTACAACAGCGACAGTGAGGTTTTAACCCACATCCTTCACTACTGCCACAGACAGTTGAAATATCCGCTGATCTATTACAAGGATGTGATCACACCGCTCAAAAATGCTGAGATCAACGGCCGCCCGGACGGCAAGGCCCTCCGTCTCATCAGGAATTCGCTTCGCCCGCTCTGCATCGACGGGCCGAACTGTGTGATCGGATTCACTCCTGACGGCACGGTCTTCATGACCCAGGATTCCAAGAAACTCAGGCCGGGCGTGGTCGGAGGCGCACCGGGAAAGTTTGCGCTCATGTCTGAAGAATGCGGACTGGACAAGGCCATCCCGGACCGGGACAAGAGCGTGGATTTCGCCCCCATGAAATATGACATGGCCATGGTCACGCCCGATGCCAAGGAGTTAAAAAAATGGAACCAGCTGAACGTTTAG
- a CDS encoding glutamate synthase: MEPAERLDQNHQLSLKEFPYIIRWREDRCTRCGRCTAVCPVNAIEPSVFSQRLVQSEGSTPFPAVVRRITHGIRQVTDMERHCTGCSACALVCPNVAIEPEYNPHHKFLFYKNKGGVPYKRGGRRNDPSPSTVDQLKFTRISMLTDPALDAGRHEFHIRTLLGRNLPPEKLPLEVEDGLLAVKKDSGFIPPVREIYPIRIASMSVGALSPHMWEGLAMGVAYLNEVEGLPVVMCTGEGGIPPRLLTSRFVKYFIIQIASGYFGWDEIIHAIPKMVEDPAAIEIKYGQGAKPGDGGLLMAYKVLKLIAKIRGVPEYVDLASPPTHQTQYSIEEAVAKMIQSMSMAWGFRVPVYPKISGTKTARAVLNNLARNPYAAALCIDGEDGGTGAAYNISMDKMGHPIASNIRDCYLDLVKQGKQNELPLIAAGGMGKTGSLAANAAAMIMLGASAVDIGKYIMQAAAGCLGNEYNRCNLCNTGRCPRGITTQDPKLYRRLDPDKVAERVVEVFKSADVELKKIFAPMGRSTQLPIGMSDGLGVADKEIAERLNISYVC, from the coding sequence ATGGAACCAGCTGAACGTTTAGATCAAAATCACCAACTCTCTCTCAAAGAGTTTCCCTATATCATCCGGTGGCGGGAAGACCGCTGCACCCGCTGCGGCCGCTGTACGGCCGTCTGCCCCGTCAATGCCATTGAACCTTCGGTCTTTTCCCAGCGGCTGGTGCAGTCAGAGGGAAGCACCCCCTTCCCCGCCGTGGTTCGAAGGATCACGCACGGAATCCGGCAGGTCACGGATATGGAAAGGCACTGCACCGGATGCAGCGCCTGCGCCCTGGTCTGTCCGAACGTCGCGATCGAACCGGAATACAACCCGCATCACAAGTTCCTTTTTTACAAGAACAAGGGGGGCGTTCCCTACAAGAGGGGCGGCCGGAGAAACGATCCAAGCCCATCCACCGTGGACCAATTGAAATTCACCCGGATCTCCATGCTCACGGACCCGGCGCTGGATGCCGGACGCCACGAATTCCACATCCGAACCCTCCTCGGAAGGAACCTTCCACCGGAAAAGCTCCCTCTGGAGGTCGAAGACGGTCTTCTTGCGGTCAAGAAGGATTCCGGATTCATCCCGCCGGTCAGGGAGATCTATCCGATTCGTATTGCAAGCATGTCCGTAGGCGCCCTCTCCCCGCACATGTGGGAAGGGCTGGCCATGGGGGTTGCTTACCTCAATGAAGTGGAAGGGCTTCCTGTGGTCATGTGCACCGGCGAAGGAGGCATACCGCCCAGGCTCCTGACCTCTCGTTTTGTGAAATATTTTATCATTCAGATCGCATCGGGTTATTTCGGCTGGGACGAGATCATCCATGCCATTCCGAAGATGGTGGAAGATCCCGCGGCTATCGAGATCAAATACGGCCAGGGCGCAAAACCCGGAGACGGCGGCCTGCTCATGGCCTACAAGGTTCTCAAACTCATCGCAAAGATCCGGGGCGTGCCTGAATACGTGGATCTCGCGTCTCCGCCCACCCACCAGACCCAGTATTCCATCGAGGAGGCCGTGGCCAAGATGATCCAATCCATGTCCATGGCCTGGGGGTTCCGTGTCCCGGTCTATCCCAAGATCTCCGGGACCAAGACGGCCAGGGCGGTCCTCAACAATCTGGCAAGAAATCCCTATGCGGCGGCCCTCTGCATCGACGGCGAAGACGGGGGGACCGGCGCGGCCTACAATATCTCCATGGACAAGATGGGTCACCCGATCGCATCCAACATCCGGGACTGCTACCTCGACCTGGTTAAACAGGGGAAACAGAACGAACTCCCCCTGATCGCCGCAGGCGGCATGGGAAAGACCGGCAGCCTCGCGGCCAATGCCGCGGCCATGATCATGCTGGGAGCCTCGGCCGTGGACATCGGGAAATATATCATGCAGGCCGCGGCCGGCTGCCTTGGGAATGAATACAACCGCTGCAACCTCTGCAATACGGGACGGTGTCCCAGGGGGATCACCACGCAGGATCCCAAACTCTACAGGCGGCTCGACCCGGATAAGGTTGCGGAACGGGTGGTGGAGGTCTTCAAGTCCGCGGACGTGGAACTCAAGAAGATCTTTGCACCCATGGGGCGCAGCACTCAGCTCCCCATCGGCATGTCAGACGGCCTGGGTGTTGCGGACAAGGAGATCGCCGAACGGCTGAATATCAGCTACGTCTGTTGA
- a CDS encoding 4Fe-4S ferredoxin, with product MIIHGNIKGKRVSSRELEEQIQKAVRDGQRALSIRADGQHGIGGRIWPTGQKVRITVEGPVGQRLGGMGMDGAEIIVKGSASDDVGWINCGARITVLGDVTNGAHNAGAQGLLYVQGGGGARCDTMTKANPRFEPLQSWYFRDVGDSFAEFKAGGIAVVCGVHPKNPDNILGYRPCVGMVGGSIYFRGPIQGYSESDVKCVDLTPQDWDWLCKNIKPYLKAIDRMPYLGELTRSPKDWKKLIAYTPAEKAERKGMKISTTAFRAQTWEPTVGKGGIFGEYLDHDQTLLPYITTGENRRFRPVWNHQKYLPPCAYACPSRIPSHRRASLIRQNKLQEALELALQYSPFPASVCGQICPNLCMDACTRGRLDKPLDIKNLGALSLDLPAPKKARSTGKKVAVIGAGPGGLSAAWQLALKGHNVSLYETSERLGGKMEWCVPRNRLPQKILKKEISRFEELGVGIHLKTKVTGKLFKEIYRKHNIVVVACGAQEARTMPFQGSEHVVPGIEFLKQVNYGEPMDLARKKVVVIGAGNAGMDIACQSYNLGAESVTAVDIQPPASFSKEQELAKAMGTLILYPKIAEKYDPKKKKIYFRDGASLNADVVIISIGETPVLGFLPPSVHTERGFITADEHGRTSDIKVFAVGDAARPGLVTHAIGQGRLTAEAIHAQMMNFDLIPEIKQVIPYDRIRTVYYERSLLDEFVPQKEADRCMSCGSCRDCRMCETACYYGAITRKETEDGGFEYVADPKLCIGCGFCTGICPSGVWEMVQNI from the coding sequence ATGATCATTCATGGAAACATAAAAGGCAAGAGAGTCTCTTCCCGTGAACTCGAGGAACAAATCCAGAAAGCGGTCCGGGACGGACAAAGGGCGCTCTCCATCCGGGCGGACGGGCAGCACGGCATCGGCGGCCGCATCTGGCCCACCGGGCAGAAGGTCCGAATCACGGTGGAAGGTCCCGTGGGACAGCGTCTCGGAGGCATGGGCATGGACGGCGCCGAGATCATCGTAAAGGGAAGCGCCTCCGATGACGTGGGCTGGATCAACTGCGGGGCCAGGATTACGGTTCTTGGGGATGTGACCAACGGCGCCCACAATGCCGGCGCCCAGGGACTCCTCTATGTCCAGGGAGGAGGCGGCGCCCGTTGCGATACCATGACCAAGGCCAACCCTCGGTTTGAACCGTTGCAATCCTGGTACTTCCGGGATGTAGGGGACTCTTTCGCAGAGTTCAAAGCAGGGGGCATCGCGGTGGTCTGCGGTGTGCATCCCAAAAATCCCGATAACATTCTCGGTTACCGTCCCTGTGTCGGGATGGTCGGAGGAAGCATCTACTTCCGGGGCCCCATTCAGGGATACAGTGAATCAGACGTCAAGTGCGTTGATCTCACCCCCCAGGACTGGGACTGGCTGTGCAAGAACATCAAGCCGTACCTCAAGGCCATCGACCGGATGCCCTACCTTGGAGAATTGACCCGATCTCCCAAGGACTGGAAGAAACTCATCGCCTATACCCCGGCGGAAAAGGCCGAGCGCAAAGGAATGAAGATATCCACCACGGCGTTTAGGGCCCAAACCTGGGAGCCCACCGTGGGTAAAGGGGGCATCTTCGGCGAATATCTGGATCACGATCAGACCCTTCTCCCCTATATTACAACCGGTGAGAATCGGCGGTTCCGCCCTGTCTGGAACCATCAGAAATATCTGCCCCCCTGTGCCTATGCCTGTCCTTCACGGATCCCCTCCCACAGGCGGGCCTCCCTGATCCGTCAGAACAAGCTGCAGGAGGCCCTTGAACTGGCGCTTCAGTACAGTCCCTTCCCTGCCAGTGTCTGCGGCCAGATCTGCCCGAACCTTTGTATGGATGCCTGCACCCGGGGAAGGCTGGACAAACCCCTGGATATCAAAAACCTCGGAGCATTGAGCCTGGATCTCCCCGCGCCCAAGAAGGCCCGGTCCACAGGGAAGAAGGTCGCGGTGATCGGGGCCGGTCCAGGCGGGCTTTCCGCGGCCTGGCAGCTGGCGCTCAAGGGACACAACGTGAGTCTTTATGAGACATCAGAAAGACTCGGCGGGAAAATGGAGTGGTGCGTCCCTCGTAACCGCCTGCCGCAGAAGATCCTGAAAAAGGAGATCTCCCGTTTTGAAGAGCTGGGGGTCGGAATCCATCTGAAAACCAAAGTGACCGGGAAACTGTTCAAGGAGATTTACAGAAAACACAACATCGTGGTCGTGGCCTGCGGCGCGCAGGAGGCCAGAACTATGCCCTTCCAGGGATCGGAACACGTGGTTCCCGGCATTGAATTCTTAAAACAGGTCAACTACGGCGAACCCATGGACCTCGCAAGGAAAAAGGTGGTGGTCATCGGCGCCGGGAACGCCGGCATGGATATCGCCTGCCAGTCTTATAACTTGGGGGCCGAGTCCGTGACGGCCGTGGATATCCAGCCGCCCGCAAGTTTCAGCAAGGAACAGGAACTGGCAAAGGCCATGGGCACCCTGATCCTCTACCCCAAGATCGCGGAGAAATACGATCCAAAGAAAAAAAAGATCTATTTCCGGGACGGCGCCTCTTTAAATGCCGACGTGGTGATCATCTCCATCGGCGAGACCCCGGTCCTCGGCTTCCTGCCTCCGAGCGTGCACACGGAACGGGGGTTCATCACCGCCGATGAACACGGCCGGACATCGGATATAAAAGTATTCGCCGTGGGAGACGCCGCCCGGCCGGGACTCGTCACCCACGCCATCGGTCAGGGCCGTCTCACCGCAGAAGCGATACACGCCCAGATGATGAACTTTGATCTGATCCCGGAAATCAAGCAGGTCATTCCTTACGATAGGATCAGGACCGTCTATTACGAAAGATCCCTGCTCGATGAATTTGTGCCGCAAAAAGAAGCGGACCGCTGTATGTCCTGCGGATCATGCAGGGACTGCCGCATGTGCGAGACCGCCTGTTATTACGGGGCCATCACGCGCAAGGAAACCGAAGACGGCGGATTTGAATATGTGGCGGACCCCAAACTCTGCATCGGCTGCGGTTTCTGCACAGGCATCTGTCCCAGCGGGGTTTGGGAGATGGTTCAAAACATCTGA